One window of Fusarium keratoplasticum isolate Fu6.1 chromosome 2, whole genome shotgun sequence genomic DNA carries:
- a CDS encoding HTH CENPB-type domain-containing protein → MTQPLSLRAASSRHPGSSVASIQRIVTRLETGFTPQQVGRPRVLTDEEDEAIVAFVIWMERSGFPASKPEIEDAATTLRQRRNPDADPVSKMWYARFRDNHPELEQAFLKAAEQSRESWEAGGLDDLKQWFKNLTETIRSHNISASECWNTDQAGIRIGILRESVKVLVVRTRRRTRKQVLSPSNRETCTLIGTGSAAGDTMPPWLIFKTWPTLDWAYIDADPDIRFAQSDTAFSNGEITLEWMIHFNRCSWAKSAKAQRTGQTFEEWFGCDEFLRDPVRKHVQYDIPPISHAADTTIWRLIVFDGFTGHGVFAVREYCAKFCIITAPLPPHSTHVLQPMDVGVFQPLKNAHQKLLGKWLRKGNISFSRTDFVRGFQEVFEEGFTAHNIISGFEKSGIYPPNPKPAIAYLAKKQLQAKQAVDPAFASLLPQESRFQAAADTAKRLSDRYGDTFSSPTRAGLRQIRNVVTEAVVLESTVTAYVDDRRARIEKRYNATKRGKRAKPIGDFSHNKEEKAQVRTARSLVIQEMKKIKDQWRQEKEITVDGVKKKASWAQWLEHTGKDIEYYSMETQRSTMHQILTQKPDPFMIDTQLPQEVHEAIHNASFAPKPLSAMDWTALAGSDDSITFQLEPAPAEEDEDDEELLYSSLYCGCPHRRRLHPHRRGCRLCHLDPPPRRARYGLNTTYQEYRGSRASSHEQGPHKKPARRAKKTLSQPNLYEESSRKAAALEA, encoded by the exons ATGACTCAACCTCTCTCACTTCGTGCCGCCAGCTCACGCCACCCCGGATCCTCTGTTGCCTCTATTCAGAGGATCGTGACGAGGCTAGAGACCGGATTTACGCCTCAGCAAGTCGGCAGACCGCGGGTCCTCacagacgaagaagatgaagctatcGTGGCCTTCGTCATCTGGATGGAGAGGTCCGGATTTCCCGCCTCTAAGCCTGAGATAGAAGATGCCGCCACAACCCTCCGTCAGCGCAGGAACCCTGATGCCGATCCCGTCAGCAAGATGTGGTATGCTCGCTTCCGTGACAATCATCCTGAGCTTGAGCAGGCATTCCTCAAAGCCGCAGAACAGTCTCGTGAGTCCTGGGAAGCCGGCGGTCTCGATGACCTCAAACAGTGGTTCAAGAACCTTACTGAGACCATCCGGAGTCATAATATCAGCGCTTCTGAGTGCTGGAATACTGACCAGGCCGGTATTAGGATCGGTATCCTCAGGGAAAGCGTTAAAGTCCTCGTCGTACGGACAAGGCGAAGGACAAGGAAGCAGGTTCTCTCCCCTTCCAACCGGGAGACCTGTACCCTCATCGGTACAGGCAGCGCGGCGGGTGATACGATGCCGCCGTGGCTTATCTTCAAGACTTGGCCTACACTAGATTGGGCGTATATAGATGCCGATCCTGATATCCGCTTCGCCCAGTCCGACACGGCCTTCTCCAACGGCGAGATTACTCTCGAGTGGATGATACACTTCAACCGGTGTTCCTGGGCTAAGTCCGCTAAGGCACAGCGTACGGGACAGACATTTGAGGAGTGGTTTGGGTGTGATGAGTTCCTTAGAGATCCTGTGCGAAAGCACGTTCAATATGATATTCCCCCTATCTCTCACGCCGCTGATACGACTATCTGGAGACTCATCGTCTTTGACGGCTTCACGGGACACGGAGTCTTCGCCGTTAGAGAGTATTGTGCGAAGTTCTGTATCATCACAGCTCCCTTGCCTCCTCACTCTACGCATGTACTACAGCCGATGGATGTTGGGGTCTTTCAGCCGCTGAAGAACGCCCAccagaagcttctcggcAAGTGGCTTCGGAAGGGCAATATCTCCTTCTCCCGCACTGACTTCGTCCGCGGCTTTCAG GAAGTCTTCGAGGAAGGATTCACGGCACATAATATCATCTCAGGCTTCGAGAAGTCAGGCATCTATCCACCAAATCCTAAGCCGGCGATAGCATatctggccaagaagcagcttcaGGCGAAGCAGGCTGTTGACCCGGCCTTTGCCTCCCTCCTTCCTCAGGAATCTCGCTTCCAGGCCGCCGCAGATACCGCCAAACGACTCTCAGACCGCTACGGCGATACCTTCAGCTCCCCCACGCGTGCCGGACTTCGTCAGATACGTAATGTCGTCACGGAAGCTGTGGTTCTTGAATCTACAGTCACTGCTTATGTCGATGACCGCCGGGCTCGGATTGAGAAGAGATACAACGCCACgaaaagagggaagagagcgAAGCCGATAGGAGATTTTAGTCACAAC aaggaggagaaggcacAGGTCCGGACCGCTCGCAGCCTCGTCATccaggagatgaagaagatcaaggaccAATGGCggcaagagaaagagatcACCGTCGACGgcgtgaagaagaaggcatcgTGGGCTCAGTGGTTAGAGCACACAGGGAAGGACATTGAGTATTATTCTATGGAGACACAACGCTCGACTATGCATCAGATACTTACCCAAAAGCCTGACCCTTTCATGATAGATACGCAACTGCCGCAGGAAGTCCACGAAGCTATTCACAACGCTAGTTTTGCCCCGAAACCCCTCAGCGCGATGGACTGGACCGCTCTCGCAGGAAGTGACGATAGTATCACTTTCCAGCTCGAACCGGCTCctgccgaggaagatgaagatgacgaggaactCCTCTATTCGAGCCTCTACTGCGgatgccctcatcgccgccggTTACACCCTCACCGCCGCGGCTGCCGTCTTTGCCACCTGGACCCCCCTCCACGCCGTGCCCGATAcggcctcaacaccacataTCAGGAATACAGAGGATCACGGGCATCATCACACGAGCAAGGGCCGCACAAGAAGCCAGCCCGGAGGGCTAAAAAGACGCTCTCACAGCCAAATTTATATGAGGAATCGTCCAGGAAGGcggcggccttggaggcTTAG